AGGATTTTGCTTTGTGGGTGTTTGAATAAGGAAAAACTTGGTAGATGTAAGAGAATTCTTAGTATGATGATCACAGAGGGCTGTTATCCCAGTCCTAGGATATTTAATTCTCTTGTTCATGCTTATTGCAGATCTGGAGATTATGCCTATGCCTATAAGTTGCTAAAGAAAATGGTGCAATGTGGGTGCCAGCCAGGTTATGTGGTTTACAATATATTGATTGGCGGTATTTGTAGCAGCGAGGAGCCAGGCAAAGATTTGTTAGACTTGGCTGAGAAAGCCTATGGTGAAATGCTTGAAGCAGGGGTTGTACTAAATAAGGTCAACATCAGCAATTTTTCTCGATGTCTTTGTGGGATTGGAAAATTTGAGAAGGCATATAATGTTATCCGTGAAATGATGAGTAAGGGTTTTATACCTGATACCAGTACTTATTCAAAAGTGATTGGTTATTTGTGCAATGCATCCAAAGTAGAGAAGGCTTTTCAATTGtttcaagaaatgaaaaggaatgGTATTGCTCCAGACGTGTATGTATATACTATACTAATTGATAGTTTCTGTAAAGCTGGTCTTATAGAACAGGCTCGCAACTGGTTTGATGAAATGGAAAAGGATGGTTGTGCCCCAAATGTTGTGACTTATACTGCTCTTATACATGCTTACCTTAAATCTAGGAAGGTGTCTAAGGCAAATGAAGTTTATGAGATGATGCTGTCCAAAGGTTGTACTCCTAATATTGTCATGTATACAGCTTTAATCGATGGTCTATGTAAAGCAGGGAAGATTGAAAAAGCTAGCCAGATttacaaaataatgaaaaaggaaaatgtGGAGATCCCAGATGTTGATATGCATTTCAGGGTTGTTGATGGTGCTTCAAATGAACCAAATGTCTTTACATATGGAGCTCTGGTTGATGGTTTGTGCAAAGCCTATCAGGTCCAAGAGGCACGGGATTTGCTAAAATCTATGTCAGTGGAAGGTTGTGAGCCAAACCATGTCGTATATGATGCCCTTATAGATGGATGTTGCAAGGCTGGCAAGCTGGACGAAGCACAAGAAGTGTTTACTACGATGTTGGAGTGTGGGTATGACCCAAATGTATATACTTACAGCTCTTTGATTGATAGGTTGTTTAAGGATAAACGGTTAGATCTTGCCTTGAAAGTCCTGTCCAAAATGCTAGAAAATTCATGTGCTCCTAATGTTGTTATTTACACCGAGATGATTGACGGCCTCTGCAAAGTTGGAAAGACAGATGAAGCTTACAAGCTTATGGTTATGATGGAAGAAAAAGGATGTAATCCAAATGTCGTAACTTATACTGCAATGATTGATGGCTTTGGAAAAGCAGGGAGAGTTGAAAAATGCCTTGAGCTGTTGCAACAAATGAGTTCCAAGGGCTGTGCTCCAAATTTTGTGACCTATAGGGTTTTGATAAACCACTGCTGTTCTACTGGCCATTTAGATGAGGCTCACAAACTTTTAGAAGAGATGAAACAGACATACTGGCCAAGACATGTAGCAGGTTATCGTAAAGTCATTGAAGGTTTCAATCGTGAATTTATAGCTTCTCTTGATCTTTCATTTGAGATAAGTGAGAATGATTCAGTGCCAGTTGCTCCAGTTTATAGAGTCCTGATTGATAATTTTATCAAGGCTGGAAGACTAGAGATTGCTCTTGAGCTGAATGAAGAGCTCTCATCATTTTCACCATTTTCCGCTGCCAATCAGAATATACACATTACTTTGATTGAGAATCTGTCACTTGCACATAAAGCTGATAAGGCTTTTGAGTTGTATGCGGCCATGATCAGTAGGGGCGGTATTCCAGAGCTAAGCATTTTAGTTCACCTTATTAAAGGTCTACTCAGAGTCAACAGATGGGAAGAAGCCTTGCAACTGTTAGATAGCATATGTCAAAtggtttgtttctctttttcttctttgttcctgctaattttattttctcattcgAACACATTTGTTCCTTTATTAATCATGTCATTATGTGCTTcctatctattattattataaagtcAATTGAATACCTATCAGTAAGCATGTCATGGCAGTGTTCTCAGTTGGTAAACAAACTATTAGTTACCATCTTTGAATATATCTGTGCTCTTAGAAACCAAGGTATTAGTTACTCCCTTTGCccaaaaaggaaatgaaagtttTTGCCAAAGAGACCAGTCTTAAATCTTTCTTTTGCGTcatttaaatgtttcaaaatgttTGAAAAATTTACCAAatacttctttaattttttggagGAGTCATCTTGATCCCACACCTGAATGACAGTTATTTACTCTAGACCTATAATAGGACATAAACTTAGGCCAAGTGATCTCCATCTCCATCTATCCAGAGCAGCAACAAGTTTTTTGTGGGCTGTAATAACTTATATTTGTGCTGCAATCCTTATTTCAAAACTTTTCTTTAAGGGCTCCAGTTTATTTGTAGGACCTTTTAAATATCTGATACTTATGTCATCTTGCCAAGTTTATACCAAACGAACTAGATTGTGGAACTGAATATTAGAGAAGAGTTCTATTCAGCATAGCTGTTTGAATTAGGTggttgagttttttaaaaaaccaagagCTACTAAACCTGTCAGTTTGGCCTTTGTGGTTGAATTAGGTCTACTTTTTTAACCAACTTCTTTATAAATCAAACCTGGTCATATTTTCTGGATATCCAAGATTTTGAAAGTGTCCGAGGACATATCAATACTAGTGATAGAATAGATAGTGTTTGTTTTATGTCGAGTATCAGAAGCTGTTAAGAGTTGGCAGTTCTAAATATTTAAGTTACAAGCCATGTCCATCATTTTCCATGTTAAATTATCTTCAATGTCAAGTTGTGTAATTTTTAGATTTCCAATGGATGGTTATGCTTGCAATTTCTTCTTTTGAGCAGGATATCCATTGGGTCCAAGAACAAGAAACTGCTCGTACAAGTTAGTCTTGGCTGCAAACGTTACTTTCTCGAGTTCGATTAACCTGACAGTTCGAAACTTCAGTACAATCGCTTTGCTCGTAGACTGAGACAGTTTTCATCAATCTGACAACTAATGCATCATCAAGTGTTTTGCCTTGACATGAAATTTCTACCAGTCCTAGGACTCAATGGTGCCCCACTAAGTTTTGCTCAGAGACCTGCTCAGCTGATGATAATATGCACAAATGCAAAAGGCTGAATGGATGGTCAACAGTTGGAAACTTAACATTCTCAATAATTGGCTTGTAGGGTGTTAAGCTGCAATGAGTCAAATGAAAGACGTTGGCATCGTTGCAGAACCAGGAGGAATTTTGCTCTTCAATCACACAACCTCATGAAGCCGGTATTCCATTTCTTACATTTTTCTGTTTCACACCCTCTTACATTTTGCACGATACAAGCTGCTGATCAAGTGTTTATTGCAGGTCAGTATCTCTAAACTGATTCCCTGTGGCAGTGCTCCTCAGACGATTAATCTTAAACCTTGAGGGTTAGTTTACTAGATTAAAATGTAAACTTTTGTGGGGCTAGTTAACTTAGTTTAGGTAATTGGCATTGTCCTAAGAGATTAGAGATTGAATCTCATGCAAATATAGGATACATAGGAAGGATGAACAGAGGGAGGGGAGGTTTACCCATTTGTTGTGTTAAAGATGGGATTTTTAATCTCTCATCTTGTTCCTCTATAATACATAATTGTAATTACGGTCCAGCTACAAAATTGGTTTAGCACTCTGACAGTTCTAAAATCGTCACCCCCCACTCACAGAATTTGAACCGTACTTTCAAGTCGAGTAGAGTATCGGTTCAAAGGTCTGGTTCGAATAAAAATTCCCAACCaaactgggtttttttttcttccaaaattttgAACAAAATGATCAATTAGATTTGGTTTTACATTTGTTAGAATAGAAAaagttcaatttaaataaatgaaCTTTTAGTTAGGCAATGCTTTGATCGGTTTATGTTTAGTATGTTTTGGTTAAAATTCAAAAtcgaaaataaaattgatttttcttaaaaaattatgaccAAAATTGTCCAAATCAAACCATATTGATATTCAAAAACTATTTGTCCTGTGAGTGGGATGGTTCTCGTTTTGAACTTTCAAGCTTGAATATTCCCCGAGGAAAGGGGAATGTATGGGAAaagccatttttctttttcttcgatGAACTCATCCTTGTGAATAATGGGTTGGTGAGATGACTTGTCAATTATGAATTTGCCGAATAAAAGAGGGTCCATTGGCCACGTGTTACAGGATTCCGACGTCTTACAAGATCGCAgaactttcctttgtttctttaaaaaggctaattgtttttccttttcaacccgaaattcttaattattattaaacttgagtTGTTGATGGTGTAGTTTTGAAATCCAGTTTTGAAGGTTGATTCGAGATTTAACTGATTCAGGATTGATATTAggttaagttgaaaaaaaaaataaaaaaagaaaaaattcggTGTGATCTTGTTGACCCGGCTAACCCTGTCAAAAATTCGATTGCAactcattgatttttatttttttttattaaaaagatgttattttgatttttttaaaaaaaatttatccagaCAGTctggtcaaaacccggaacccgggaATCTTGAACTGGGCCGGAATCTAAAAACTATGGGTAGTGAGACCATAGTAttataatatatgtttattttattatatataaaatataacaagaaaatagtAAAATGACAGTTAGAAGTTAAAATAACCAAATTCAAGCtccacaaatttaattttttttcccttttttttttttttaagaaaatgtcAATAATACCCATCATTATCTTAGTCAAAGAGATGACAAGTTGGCCAGTGGGATAGACAAGGTCAGATGATAAATATTGCTTCCTGTTTTTCTCTTTCACGTTGGTTGAAAGAAATATgatgaaaaatcaaagcataagTATTAAATTTGGCTTGGCTTGAGGGAGACTTGTTGAGACTTGTTGATCTTGACTTATAAATTGAGTGAGACTTGTTGATCTTGGCTTTAGCTcgtgttaattttattttttttaatgattttaaatactaattcaattaaatctaattaatttggttgggtcagtaaaatataaatatttaatgcatttaaaaaaaaaaatacccaaaacaatattgttttggtttttacatatatattttattaagaaatcgatattttattttatttaaaaaaattattaagataattttttttagaagtaatTTGAGttgacaattataaaaaaaaaaaaaaaaagtaatatttaccATGATGGATGTAATACTTACCATTGCAacacataacaaaataaaaaataaaaattttaaccaaGGCAgaagaaataataacaatttaataataagaatattaggggaaaaaaaaactagagacgCTATTTTAACCCAAGACTTAGATTattattctttgaaataatgATTCCGAGATCACTCTAACTCAAAATACATTTCAATTAGGTATTAAAAGCAAGGTGGTCTTTTCATCGTGAAATAATTAGATCATTAAATTTGTCTTATTTGTACAATAACATTACTtatttaacattataaaaaaataatctaaaatctactacttaaggatattttttaatttttattttttttagaataatatcaTTTCTTTGATGCTCTTAAagacaaaaccaaaaaactctcatataaggttttttttttttttttttgttattttacattatttttattgtaaatttcaaGGGTacttaaatgtatttttatgtattatattcattaaatataattaaaataaacatgttgGCACGTCGTGCCTGCATATGAATGACCTTCACATTGTTCAAACAAACACATGGTGTGTAATTAATTCCATTTATTCtttacctaaaaaataaacaaacccaatattgaattagtttcaaatgcaaataagattaattaaatcttaattatcCACCATCAGTAAATCTAAACTTTTTGCTGGAAAACatcttaaaaactttattttataaccAGGGATCAAATTGCAATTTTCCTGAAATTCAgggttaaatcttaatttttacaaaattaaatgattaaacttataatattatataaatcaaTGAATAAACTGAATTTCATCATATTTAATCTCACAGTTCTGcctaaaatttcagaataagtTTTACGAATAAATCATAATTCTCCAAAGCTATAGGGACTAAATtgtaattctaaaaaataaagggcCAAGATGAAATTTGATCATCTTCGATCTCAAGCCCAGTTTTCTTCacaactcaaaaaattatgcactaaaaaaacattaattaatcaaattcaatctcaaataattATTCTTAACAATACATTTGAATCAATCAATCTAACAATCacatataataatcattaattaattttaacaacaaaaaccTCAAATCTTTAGACACCCCAACAAAATCAACATCACATTTATCATACATATCAAAACTCATTCTTCCTTTAAcacttaattcttttattatccatctctcaacttttttgtttatttattcatttatctctttcttttcttcaccTTCTCCATGTCTCTCTTCCTCTCACTAATGGTTTTCTCTCTAAATTCTCTCTAAAAGACTACAATGCCCCCTAATAATTAACACCTATAAGAATGAACTCAAGGGCACTACTACCTTTTcaagtcatttttatttatttatttattttgacttcGTGTATATTTTTATCACAATATATGAAAAGACAACAATGCcattcataaatatttatatgttcCTTTCTATCAAATTCCAGTTTGTTGGTATTTGTGTGAGGCCTTTCTAGATTTTGATTTGTGTAAATTTCATTTTG
This Populus alba chromosome 7, ASM523922v2, whole genome shotgun sequence DNA region includes the following protein-coding sequences:
- the LOC118032111 gene encoding uncharacterized protein; this translates as MKRRDLIKLLSHLNPYLSSRKSKPLYLSSFHSQSYTLSSQNPKIQRQNSTFITTRFSSTSPSDNLEGLVDPNDPFLQVESRVEAFSSEEFAILRDSLLSPSEDRQRFDLGKCSNEATLIANVILNNNDGFGNQTLKLLREHREKLNPNLVVEVLNIVKIPELCVNFFIWAGRQIGYYHTLPVYNALLEILESSSNNSIDRVPEKFLREIMDDDKQVLGKLLNVLIRKCCQNGLWNAALEELGRLKDFGYKPSRLTYNALVQVFLRAERIDSAYLVHREMTTMGYRMDEFTLGCFAHSLCKSGKWREALSLLEKEEFVPDTVLYTKMISGLCEASLFEEAMDFLTRMRASSCLPNVLTYRILLCGCLNKEKLGRCKRILSMMITEGCYPSPRIFNSLVHAYCRSGDYAYAYKLLKKMVQCGCQPGYVVYNILIGGICSSEEPGKDLLDLAEKAYGEMLEAGVVLNKVNISNFSRCLCGIGKFEKAYNVIREMMSKGFIPDTSTYSKVIGYLCNASKVEKAFQLFQEMKRNGIAPDVYVYTILIDSFCKAGLIEQARNWFDEMEKDGCAPNVVTYTALIHAYLKSRKVSKANEVYEMMLSKGCTPNIVMYTALIDGLCKAGKIEKASQIYKIMKKENVEIPDVDMHFRVVDGASNEPNVFTYGALVDGLCKAYQVQEARDLLKSMSVEGCEPNHVVYDALIDGCCKAGKLDEAQEVFTTMLECGYDPNVYTYSSLIDRLFKDKRLDLALKVLSKMLENSCAPNVVIYTEMIDGLCKVGKTDEAYKLMVMMEEKGCNPNVVTYTAMIDGFGKAGRVEKCLELLQQMSSKGCAPNFVTYRVLINHCCSTGHLDEAHKLLEEMKQTYWPRHVAGYRKVIEGFNREFIASLDLSFEISENDSVPVAPVYRVLIDNFIKAGRLEIALELNEELSSFSPFSAANQNIHITLIENLSLAHKADKAFELYAAMISRGGIPELSILVHLIKGLLRVNRWEEALQLLDSICQMDIHWVQEQETARTS